In the genome of Nerophis ophidion isolate RoL-2023_Sa linkage group LG28, RoL_Noph_v1.0, whole genome shotgun sequence, the window gcggacaaaggCCGCTTTTAACGtaatttagttcagcgatttattgcaaaggccgataagcgccatggatcatttaccacaaaagccgatatatccgtttgcccaaccagcgctgcagtatgggatcacgtgacaaacaaaatggcggcgcgcacggactcactcagtgttgttatccacacATGAATAATTTGGAACCTAGTGTTTTCTGTTACAGCAATGGAGGCCAGCGCTGAAATGGATGAGCCAGTAGTTTTATCGACACAAGGGCGTAAAAAAAAGCGCATGCCAGAGGGGTCTGCACGAGCTTTGGCCAAAAAAGCTCGACACAGCGGCGACGGTAAACTCCAGACAATCGCATGTGCGCACAACAACAACGCTATGTGTGTCGCTTCTACCCTGTCTCCTGAGGATTTGGCGTATATGAAGGGACAGTTTTATTTGACTCAGGATAAAGTCAAACAGGATGCAACATTGCTGTCTTACATGGATGTACAAACTTGTAAACGAAGACGGACAAAGGTGACAGATACAGACAAACAAAAACAGCGAGAGGTGTCTGTTAAATACTACCTCCTAAAAGCCAGCAAAGAACGGATCAGCGTGTGCAAGGCTTCTTTCTTGAGTATATTGTGTAAGTATCTAACTAAAGGAAACTGAGTACATGATATGATTTACTCCCCTGCCCCCACCTTCTAAGCAGCATTTATTACACATAGAAATCAATAAGTTTTATACagtacaatataaaatataataaattcaAAAACTGTATGAAGATGCACATAACACGCTTTCTTGTTTTACGAGGTGTAAACAAAGACAGAGTGTCACACGTTGCAAAGTACTGGCTGGAAAATGGTGTGGCGATGCCCGAGCAAAGAGGAGGTGCGAGAACTATGGAACAAAAGTTGGAGAAAAAGAGAGCCATCCAGGATCACATCCAAACATTTACGTGTCGGGCGAGTCACTATGCTCGACGTGGGGCACCAGGACGGAAGTACCTCCCATCAGATCTCTCTGTCAAAAAAATGCATCAACTCTTTTTGGATCAGAATCACCAGCAGTGCTCGTATGCTCTTTACTACAGTGTGTTTTGCTATGACTTTAATTTATGGTTCGGTCATCCTGCTAAAGATGTGTGTAGCGAGTGTGTGAAACTCAAACTCAGACTTAAGGACCCGGAGTTAACTGAAACAGAAAAACGTGAAGAGTTGATTGAATTTCTGCTGCACCGTCGACGTGCCAGGAGTTTTTACGACATAATGAACAGCGTTGGTGACACATTTACAGTGTGTTTTGACATTATGGAGAACTTGGTTCTGCCCAAGACACCAATTGGACAAGCGTATTATTCGCGACAACTTTACATGTACGTGTTTGGTGTAGTTAGACATCGGGAAGCTGGCATGTCACAGGGTAAAGATGACATAAACCTTTATGTTTGGATGGAGCATGAAAATGGCAAAGGTAGCAATATGGTTGCGTCAGCACTGAATCATTATTTTTCTACTGTTGTTCACCAAGCAATCTCTCAGGTACAGCATTTGCGCCTATTTTCAGACTCGAGTTATggccaaaacaaaaacattagtgTCCTAACAATGCTGCTTTCTCTGAAGAAGAGACAGTTTCCTGACCTCACGATTGAATATACTTTTCCAGTTCGGGGTCACAGTTTCTTGCCTGCCGACAGGGCGTTTGGCCGGATTGAACTGGACATTCGGAAAAAAGAATCTGTGCTCCTGCCGGAGGACTATATTGACATTCTTCAAAGGCACGGCAGAGTCCATCGCTACACACAGGATTGGCATTGCTTTGATTTTAAGGCCGCTGCAGGTAAACATTGTCAATATAAACGCTCCTTTAAGCTCAGTGAGGCCAAATCATTGCTCCTAGGCAATGACCACCCGGACCAAGTCGGCATCAAGCAGACATACAACGGGGAGTACTGCTTCCATTCCCTGTTGAAACGAGGCAAAAAATGGGAGCAGTTCACGCCAGcagaagcttctcctgtgaacactgttaagccagcgaaaaaaactgacgtgttgaaattattatttgatgttggcgctagcacgcgtgtccgtgagttttacaccgctgcgttaaaggatgttgtcgagcatggagctaatgtcgatagtgatgatgagtgagctgttatctgcacaggagtgtttttgataggcaaaccaggttgagcatttgtggttgttttattaataaaacattgtcttcattgcaacactgtttttttggttttttctttttgtgctgaaaagcacaaggtaaatatgtgaggtcacagttccaaaaaagcatgtccggttagcaagtacgaaaaaacaatgttcgcagggacagctagatttatgcgtaccaagggatcgaaactgttaaataatgaagtaaagaaatgtgaacagttgttaccttgaaatgtggctttcgataaatttcacgttctgtttttctctgtatctttatcttgaatattatgcgaaataacgaccgcaaagaaaacgattttggagatatctgtttttgcgacatatcataatttggatatatctgcttttgacgtaaaaccacatcaaacactcttacttgaaagccattcattacatcagcatttcttaaaagtttagtctttcatgacttgcttatgttgatattaaataaaccattgtatgcttgtatatgtaccggcaacaccagtaggcagaaaatcgttaatatacagaatcggtcaaaatggatttatctgcttttgcatatgaactcttcatatatacatatatatatatatatatatatatatatatatatatatatatatatatatatatatatatatatatatatatatatatatatatgtatgtgtgtgtgtatatatatatatatatatgtgtatatatacatatatatatgtatatatatatatgtgtatatatatacatatatatatgtatatatatatatgtgtatatatatacatatatatatgtat includes:
- the LOC133545391 gene encoding uncharacterized protein LOC133545391 isoform X1 → MCERTIAKYEEEICPTKEEKEQQHQLLDAVFKKHQIVLHKTDLQQPPHIKEEEVDPQPPHIKEEDEEVWITQEEECLLGQEEADLSKFPLTVVSVKTEEHEDKPPESSQLHHSPMFSVTAMEASAEMDEPVVLSTQGRKKKRMPEGSARALAKKARHSGDGKLQTIACAHNNNAMCVASTLSPEDLAYMKGQFYLTQDKVKQDATLLSYMDVQTCKRRRTKVTDTDKQKQREVSVKYYLLKASKERISVCKASFLSILCVNKDRVSHVAKYWLENGVAMPEQRGGARTMEQKLEKKRAIQDHIQTFTCRASHYARRGAPGRKYLPSDLSVKKMHQLFLDQNHQQCSYALYYSVFCYDFNLWFGHPAKDVCSECVKLKLRLKDPELTETEKREELIEFLLHRRRARSFYDIMNSVGDTFTVCFDIMENLVLPKTPIGQAYYSRQLYMYVFGVVRHREAGMSQGKDDINLYVWMEHENGKGSNMVASALNHYFSTVVHQAISQVQHLRLFSDSSYGQNKNISVLTMLLSLKKRQFPDLTIEYTFPVRGHSFLPADRAFGRIELDIRKKESVLLPEDYIDILQRHGRVHRYTQDWHCFDFKAAAGKHCQYKRSFKLSEAKSLLLGNDHPDQVGIKQTYNGEYCFHSLLKRGKKWEQFTPAEASPVNTVKPAKKTDVLKLLFDVGASTRVREFYTAALKDVVEHGANVDSDDE
- the LOC133545391 gene encoding uncharacterized protein LOC133545391 isoform X2, coding for MCERTIAKYEEEICPTKEEKEQQHQLLDAVFKKHQIVLHKTDLQQPPHIKEEEVDPQPPHIKEEDEEVWITQEEECLLGQEEADLSKFPLTVVSVKTEEHEDKPPESSQLHHSPTMEASAEMDEPVVLSTQGRKKKRMPEGSARALAKKARHSGDGKLQTIACAHNNNAMCVASTLSPEDLAYMKGQFYLTQDKVKQDATLLSYMDVQTCKRRRTKVTDTDKQKQREVSVKYYLLKASKERISVCKASFLSILCVNKDRVSHVAKYWLENGVAMPEQRGGARTMEQKLEKKRAIQDHIQTFTCRASHYARRGAPGRKYLPSDLSVKKMHQLFLDQNHQQCSYALYYSVFCYDFNLWFGHPAKDVCSECVKLKLRLKDPELTETEKREELIEFLLHRRRARSFYDIMNSVGDTFTVCFDIMENLVLPKTPIGQAYYSRQLYMYVFGVVRHREAGMSQGKDDINLYVWMEHENGKGSNMVASALNHYFSTVVHQAISQVQHLRLFSDSSYGQNKNISVLTMLLSLKKRQFPDLTIEYTFPVRGHSFLPADRAFGRIELDIRKKESVLLPEDYIDILQRHGRVHRYTQDWHCFDFKAAAGKHCQYKRSFKLSEAKSLLLGNDHPDQVGIKQTYNGEYCFHSLLKRGKKWEQFTPAEASPVNTVKPAKKTDVLKLLFDVGASTRVREFYTAALKDVVEHGANVDSDDE